The sequence ATATGGCGTTGAGGGGGCACCGGTTTGTCCTCACCCACGACTCTGATTTCGGAACCACGGCCATCAATGAAGGGAGACCGTTCTACGGCTCCTCTATCTGCGGCTCAACGACTTGAAACCTGAACAGGTCGCCCGTGTCTGCCGGTACCTCTTTCGCCAGGACCTGGATATTCTTTCAGGCGCCATCCTCGTGATTGAAGAGACCCGAATACGCATCCGTCACCCTGTAGAAAACGGTTAAGCCAGACCCCGCGCCGCGTGGGCACCTCCGCATCTATGCCAATGGGAACCGATTCGTGGCCTGCCGGTTCCACCGGGACGTCGATAAGCAACGGGCCGAAGGGAGATACAATAGAAGATGCTCGCAATAATCTTCAGGAGGCACTCGAGTTATTTTTTGAAACAGCCTCACCCTCAGAAATTCGTGCTGGCTTTCATGAGGAAGTATATGTAACCCAAGTGGAGGTTGCCATTGGGTAAGCTTCGTATGCTTTCCGGGAAACAGGTTTGCGCTATTCTTTCGCGTCATGGATTCGAAGAAATTCGGCAACGTGGCAGTCATATCGCTATGCAGAAGCAACTTCCTGATACCACGATTACCGTACCGGTCCCAAACCACTCAGAATTGCGTACAGGAACACTATAATCCATTATCCGTCAATCTGGCCTTTCAAGAAGTGAATTTGAATCATAATTGCCCAACCATGCTTTTGCAGCGGATCGCAAAAAGCCGCGCTCGATGAAAAGCGTTGGGCGGCGATCAAGGCCGCTTCTTACACGGCTTCAATGAGTCAGTCGAATGTAAGACTAGTTCCTTAGTCACGGGTTTGTTATGAATGACGTAGCGGTTGCATTTGGCCTGACTCTGTTTGCGGGAATGGCAACCGGGATCGGCAGTGTCATCGCGTTCACCGCCAAGAGAACAAACTACCGGTTTCTCTCGGTGGCAGCGGGATTCTCGGCTGGCGTGATGCTCTACGTTTCGTTTGTGGAGATCTTTTTCAAGGGCGCCGAATCCCTCTCGGAACGTTTCGGGGATTATGCGGGGAATTGGATCAATGTAGCCTCCTTCTTTGGCGGGATGCTGCTGATTGGACTTATCGACAATCTGATCCCGTCCGCAGAGAACCCCCACGAAATCCACTCGGAAAGGGAGACACGGCCGCTCCACGACCCGACCGCTCCGATTCCGGAGTTCGTTTCCGAAACTACCATGCCCTCGAGGGGCCACGGCTCTCACGATCACGGCGCTGATCACCATAAGCTGATGCGCCTGGGGCTGTTCACCGCGCTGGCAATAGGAATTCACAACTTCCCGGAAGGATTGGCCACTTTCCTGGCGGCCCTGGAGGACCCGAGCCTGGGCGTGGCTATCGGCGTGGCGATCGCGCTTCACAACATCCCCGAAGGGATCAGCGTATCCGTCCCCATCTTCTACGCCACAGCGAGCCGTAAGAAAGCCTTTTTTTACTCTGTG is a genomic window of Desulfatiglans anilini DSM 4660 containing:
- a CDS encoding DUF5615 family PIN-like protein — protein: MRDQGLDVLDVKEERWYGKEDQEILDMALRGHRFVLTHDSDFGTTAINEGRPFYGSSICGSTT
- a CDS encoding type II toxin-antitoxin system HicA family toxin, which translates into the protein MGKLRMLSGKQVCAILSRHGFEEIRQRGSHIAMQKQLPDTTITVPVPNHSELRTGTL
- the zupT gene encoding zinc transporter ZupT codes for the protein MNDVAVAFGLTLFAGMATGIGSVIAFTAKRTNYRFLSVAAGFSAGVMLYVSFVEIFFKGAESLSERFGDYAGNWINVASFFGGMLLIGLIDNLIPSAENPHEIHSERETRPLHDPTAPIPEFVSETTMPSRGHGSHDHGADHHKLMRLGLFTALAIGIHNFPEGLATFLAALEDPSLGVAIGVAIALHNIPEGISVSVPIFYATASRKKAFFYSVLSGLAEPIGAGMGYLAIRFFFGSSTGVIPSEIMGVLFAGVAGIMVYISLDELLPTSRAYGRGHDSLCGLTAGMLVMALSLLLMQ